A window of Daucus carota subsp. sativus chromosome 2, DH1 v3.0, whole genome shotgun sequence genomic DNA:
attgggattgtttgaaatccattaaaatctgatggtattcaaatgctgatggatttcttttcatttcataaaatgatggattttgtggcattcttcggtgtattttaagttttttgaaatcctaccaaattcaatgggattttgaagcattgtacctaaatcctatcaactctgcgatatttcgtcaagaatccgcacaaaatcaaaatcccatacaatccattaaaatctattgattaaaaacaatgcattaaaatcctaatcgaatacacccccgtaaatATGAAGAACAAAAAAGCAAAGTTATTCGGCTGATGAAGATGAAAGATGAAACTCTATGTTCTTTTTATGAACTTATGAAAGAGCAGAGGAGTATATACAGCGCAGAATAAATCGAGAATATGAGCGATGAAAACGGAGATTgcagagaaaaaataaaaagaagaggCGAAGGTATGATTCTTATGTCTAATACATTTTATTTTGTGCTAATATATCATTCTTGGATCAAATATGAGCTGGATATATTAAGTTAAGATTTATATTAGAGTATGCATACGagttgtttgataattttactAAAAGTTAGATGTTGCTTATATCTTAAAATTGAGCGATGAAATAGGAGATAACAGAAGGAAAAAAAGAGGCGAAGGTATGATTATTTATGCCCTTGTGGCATCAGTATTTTGTTGGGTACAAATTATATAAGAAGAGTGCATGTAGTTGGTTTAATTTCTAAATTGGATTGTGAATGTGGAATAGGGTGAACAAAGCAGGAGTTACATGTGAGGGATCAGTCGGAAAGGGTTATAAGTATTTTTAGTTTATTCCTCGGTCATGATATTAAATTGTCTTTGAAAGTATCTCGTTGATGGTTAATGTTGGAGATCATTGTCTTGGTTCAAAGTTATTTAGTCACACTTATTTATCGAATTGTTCTTAGTTCTTAATTAGTCACTATTGTCCATATTGTTCATTTAGCTTATGTTGTTATTTGggttatgtataatatataatttatattagagAATTACATACAGTtgccatatatttatatatcatttaaacaaatttattttcatataatctcactaaattattatttatatattttttaataaattttaataaaatacaattttatataataacaaaaGTTAATTGTAATTAAATTTCGGATCGTTTTCGGATTGATCGAGTACTGAACATGTCGGGTTCGGTTGAAATTTTTAACCCACCTGATCCGAACACGACCCATTACTCGAAATTGTCACTCCTATCGACACTTGTCGAATACTGCCTCCTGGTATGTGGTCAGGCTCCTTCTAAGCCATACCGGAACCCCACCCTAACTCCAacatagtatgatattgtccgtttTGGGCCTAGTCCGCACGGCTTTATTTTTTGGGCATCTTCCAAAAGCCTCGTACTTGTGGAGTTATATGGGTGATTATATTCTAGCTATTTGCCTCTTCCACAAATGTGGGACAGCTTCCAACACTCATAATTTTCATATCTGTGTTCAGAATTTACGCGTTCCTTgcttacatattatttttcaatccTAATCATATTTGGTCTAGATAAGTATGCTAATGAGATGAGAAGAGTGAAAGAAAATGCTAAGTAAGCCGAGTTGTGATAGTTGTGAGGATGAGAAGTTGTTTACGTACCTTGCATAAATAAAGTTTCTCAAGTCACTGTAGTACTTGCTAgttgtataattatttaatttcttaTGTTTGAATGTTAGTTGTACAATTAGACTGACATGTACAAACATGATTCTGTAAATAGTAAGACCTCTATGCATATTGAGGTTTGGTTTACgaaagatatttattttttgggcTTGCCGGACTTTCATGGGTTTCTCACTTTCAGGCAAGAGATGGTCATTTGTGTGGGCTTGACGGACTTTGGGGGttgtaaaaatttaattatgcaAAATTTGATTCTAGTCATATGCTtgctaatttttatatattacccCGTTGTATTAAAACCTTGTCTCCGCTGCCTTGACAAGATGTCACTTTACCTGTCAAAATGTtttgatattattaatttattaagtttGATCTTAGctaaaattttcttaaaatttgagAAGATAATAGATTGAAAAGTCGTTTATCGATCAATATGAGTTTGGAGTAATTGAAACATGTATTTTTGGATAGATAGATTTAAGAAGTCCTTTATAAAACGGTATTAATGTGTGTCGCTCCGAATTTGAGCTCCACAAAATAGAAAGGTGTTGGACTGAGATGGACTGATGAGTGATGAGGAACAGAAGTgaagaagatatatatatataagattaaccagttaaaatatatttaatttaaagatGAATAATGTATTTATCTACATGTTTTTTTAAGTGGGATTAGTAGACTATTACATAAatagttaaataaataataggcCCAATTGTTTATGGGCTTTGGTCCATTAGGTTATTTGATTAGTTTTCTCTGAATTGGAACTGAGTATTGTCAATTTAGGAATTTAAACTTGGGGTAGTGATTTGAATTGCGATTCAATCACCAGAGGGTTTGTTTATCTTAGCTTTTGCTATCTTGTCCTGCATCATGGACAGAGATCGCAGACACAGAAAAAGAAAACGTCGTGGTGCAAGGTTCAAGACCACGAATGCGGGTGCTGTTCCCAGATCGGCAGAAATGGCTGTTGACCGATGGCTAGATTTGCCAAGCGGTCCACTGGGTCAAATCTTTTCTAAATTAAACCCCATAGATGCGATTCTCGTGATTCCATTGGTCTGCAAATACTGGGGTCAGATCTTCTTGAAGCAAGTATTTCGTATACAAGAGAATAGTACTGATTTAGATCTCACCCGATTATGTTCCACACCTTTGTATTCCCTTTTTCACCTATCTGGGAATGAGAATGTAAGGGCAAAGAGGTTAATGACTGTGATTGTTGGTTTTCTTCATGCATTTGCCTCTGGGAGTGAAAATGATGCTCACAATAGTACTGCAGCCAGGCCAACTTTGATCACAGATTTAGACACTGGGGCCGCACTCTCCATTCATGACAGACACCTTGTTTATATTGCGCAAAGGTGCAAATTTTATCCCTCtgatatgttattattttatataataaaacttGTAGAggattttttccaaaattagaGTAATTTGTCATATATAgtaatatttgatataagatcatgattttgatagtaATATCTATAGTAGAGTGATATTTATTACAGTTAACTCTACAGGTATTATGTGGTTAGGTTCTTTATTTCATGCAGTATTTGATGAAATATCTGGAACTTTTAGATTAATAGTGAATTATATAGTAGTCTCCCTGTCTGCAAATTAGGAAATAATATAGAAAGCAACTCTGGTTGAGGTAAGGTCAAATGAGGCTCATAAAATTTGCATAAGTTACTTTGCAGCTCCACTTGAATAGTAACAAtagttataagttataactatCTGGCCATGTGTGCATTTTTGAACAAGGGATGCAGGCTGCTGAACATAAATCAAATTCTGCTTGAATATGGAGACAGAGTTTTTGCAATCTCCAGAAATTGAGCTTCTATGAGCACATTCACTGTTTCAATTTCAGTTCTTCTGTATCTTTCTACTAGTTTGTTTGTCAATCTATTTGATTGCTTAGTTGACTCTAGTTTTAAGAATGAACCCTGGCTTGGTGTGCTTGATAATGTTAATTGGGTTCTCTTACATGAGAGAATACTCCCTGTTTATAAGAAGCATTTTCTATACCTAAATGAATACTCTTTATTATTTACTTGTGCTCGTGATTCCTGAGCAGCTAAAAAATTATCTGTAACCTCTTTTGTGCTTCTTGTTTCGTATCATTTCCTTATAGAGACTGTTGTTGGAAAACCCTAGCTGGCTTTGAAGCTTTCATGTTGTACAACTTTTTCTTAACAACTTTAAGGTCATTGACCAGTTGTACAACCGTTTCTTGGCTTGAAAGTATATGAAAACTTGTGATATCAGTACGAGATCTGTTTGTCATTATCAGGAAGCAATGAAGCTATAGAATTGTAGCTAGCTTTGAACAAATGTCTGCCTTGCGCACCCTTGTCTTCAGATTGGCattattatatcatatttttacttTAGTCATAGAAGTAGGTATTGAAGATCCTGTATTAGAGATGAAGTACCTTGTACCTATTCATTCGTcatcaattaaattatttgtgaTGCTCACCTACAAATTCTTTTTAGGTGTCCAGACCTCAGAAGTCTTCTCCTCCCTTGCGTGAAAAACATTACGCGCAAAGGAATTTCAAGGGCACTGCAGTGCTGGAGTGGCATGGAAATGTTGATGGTGCGGGGACCACTCAATAATCTACCTCTCCCCGTTATTATCGAAGAAATCGGAGTTAATTGTAAGAATCTTAAATCCATTCATCTTACTTATTTCAAGTTCCAACGGCAATCAGCAGAACTGATCGTGTCGAATCTGAAATCTTTGGAGAGATTAGGTCTGCGTCATGTTAAAATATCCAAGTATGCGCTACATAGCTTTTTGTCAAGGTTGAAGAAACCAATGTTGCTGTATCTTGATTCTTGtttctatacaaataatgaagaCAGAGGTGAGCAAGCCTGCTTCAAAATATGGAATATTCAGATAGGTTGTAGAATCAAGTGGAGGACTAACATATGCAGCTATAAAGTGGAGGAATTGTATACCTCTAAAGGACTCACTGATCTAATCTGGAAGCTCAAAAATTAGACATTGCTTTTGTCCAAGCTGCAGGGTTTGGGACACAAGCTTCTGTACTTCTCGAACTACAGATGATAATGAATGGAATGCGCTCCTGGAAATCTTAGGAAGGGACATGTATgtcattttaagttttaacttgtTTTCAGATAGTTTTGACAAATTTGAGTGAACTCTAAATATTGAGGCTCAAAATGCTGTCATTTTGTCTTTGGATTTCTTTGTTCGGATGGATGCCTTCGTTATTAGCTTTACTGTCTTTGGATTTCTTCGTTTGGAGCGGATGACTTCGTTTTTAGCTTTACTGTTGATGTTAGCACTTAATAAATCTTTTATTTCATAAGCAGGATGTCTGTGCACCTCATAATATTTTGGTACATTTGATCTTGTATTATGCTCTCACTCGATCTTAtatagttttaacttttaaggcTGCCGCTCAGATATCTACCGATGCTTGGGTAAAGACCATgaccttttaaatttttaaatgaatataagaattatacttaaaaaaaataaaccagAGGTGTCAAGTGTAATAGCTCGGAATGGATATGTTTTACACTTTATCGTGTGATGATCAGGAATATACCCccgattttataatttaaaaaataaaacaagttcAAATCGAAGAATATATCGATTTACGAGACATAGGAACGAGGGACATGCAAGGAAAGTTCGTTGGCTTAAAATTTTACTTTGCTGGAATATGAGGTATACTGTTAAGCCAAATCAACTTTCATTATTTTGTTCTAGTAATTTCATTTTCACGTATATCTTATTAGCTCCTATAATTTGATCATTTGAGCATATGGAAAAACTCTTCAATATTGATGACGCCTTGTGTATTTGGTGTGTACTTAAACGTGAAATTtggcttagcaaaaaaaaacgtAAAATTTGAACATCTTAACTAATAACTATTTTTTATGTGTAATCGTTTGACTTAACTTTAAAAATTACTTATTCATgagaagtaatttttaatagATAGATAATTCTTTTTAGAGCTACCATTTATtaggtataaaaattattaatataataataagatattataaagataatttttaagatattcctatacatttttataaagtCAAATTTATATCATTTTCAACTTCTTGGTCATTTATTTACAATAACCAGGACGCTCAAAACTTCAGAATCTCAAATTAGACCGCAAGTTCTTATTATGTGTAATTTTTCTAAAACTACACACATTTTGGAACGGAGtgtattattttatgattcaaTAATATGTTCTGTTTATACCGAGAACATACTATCCTAGTGCATGTTTCACCTTATAACCAAAAAAATCCTTTGTATttaaaattcctatattttagaCATGACGGTTTCTTAGAATACcgttttcaaaaatcaaatatagtgTTCGGTCTTCTTTCAGAATATACATGACCAGAAAACATAAAACATCAAACTGTTATTTTCTGAAACCGACACCAAACACCACTTTGTTTTCATCTCAAGTCACATGCTTGCAATCAGAGAATCTACAGAGTCTATCATGGTAAGGTAGATACTTGACTCTTTGACAACCAGATGCATCTCGATGAAACATACTAAGAAGCAATTTGTGCATTATAATACCACGTACATGACAATCTCTTCAACCCAGGACTCGGAAAATGCAAAAATGATCCGGTACATTCCATCATCAATCAGGTTTCTTTAAGTTGAGACTGCTGTCTGCTGCTTTGCTGAAGAGCTCCTGGACCTGTTTCAATTCGTTTTCTGACCACCGGGGGCAATAGACTAGTTATTGATCAATAAAATCTTATGTATACACAAATATTCTATACTACATGTGAACATACAGATACACATATCAATCAATGTGTCTGTATGagtagaaaatgaaaaaaagatTGAAAGCAGGGCAAAACATCCAAGGTTCTAATGTAAAAGTAGAGAGACCAAAGATTGCTAAACAAGCAAATCTATTGAAgatattataaagaaaaaactGCAAAGAGCTCAAGCTGGTTACTCACTCTACCTTCCTCACAATTTTCCCCAAAAGAAATTCAGACATCTATTTGGCATCAAGATTAATGAAAATGATCAATGGTGCTTTAAAGTGATGCACAAATGCAGTTGATACATATGGTTTAGTACTTCACCTGCGGCCTCCAGTTGCTTTTGTAGTTCTTGGCCCACGATATCATTTTCAGCCTGCAAATAATCTCAAAATATACAATTTACCAAACCCTTGCAGCAGCCACAGCTCCTTctaatagtgtaataatatatctGCTTTGAATCATTATACCTGTAGTTCTGCAATTCTTCTGAGTTGAGCTTCTTCACCTCCTTCCGATAGAGGAAGTGCGGTGACTAATGCATCAAACTGTCAAGGTGTGTACGAGAGATTAGCAAGGAGACAAACAAGTATTCATATATGTTGAGCGGTAAAAATAACAGGCAAGACAGATGACAGCATCTCAACAAATAGGTTGTGGAGTTGAGCCAGGTCAGCAGACCCCTGTATTACCTGCAAATATAACACTTTTAGTTTTTGGGTAGTATTTACTTCATTAAAGTTTCGTGACAGATACCCTACTTACTGCACAATTTTATGGACAAGTAGGAAGCTCTACAACAAGACTTGAGAAGCAATAGATAAATATAAAGTGCTTCAAATCGCTGATTAAGATATCACCAACTTATTTCAAATGTTTCCTTTTACTTTTACCACTTAATTGTTcaaacaacacaacaaaagtgACATTCTTTGTGATATTTCAAAGAATTGGCCGGATGGAGCATACAGTTTAGACTTTACGTAATCTCGAGTTTACATGCAAATATCAGCGTCAGCTGGTTTCTGATAATTAATGAGCACCAATTCATTTTGATATCAAAGTTACAGAATTCAGAGAACTCGTCGAttggagttgtttatttacaGTCCAACCTTTTATATATAGCATTTCAGCTGATAGGCATCTTCTCTAGGATGACCTTTTCCAGTACTTATATATAGACCATCTAATGGACAAGCCAACCATTTAaagggagggggagggagagagagagggggagggagggagggagagagagacgggcatatttattaaaaaatggaACAAGCCTGCATAAATCATATCACACATCTTTCTGCATctgttgaaaaaaaaaatcctccgactttgttcaatattttttttttttttgctgactgttcaataatttttataataatttttatttaagtataataattaaaatttcacgATATCTATGTTATGTTCCTTGCACAATGATATAAATGTTAGCCTTAATAAATCCATGATAACCTCCTCATACAGATAGACATGACCTCCCGACAGTCTCCAccatctgaattttttttaaaagaagcaGAGATATAGAACCATTTTAAGCAAACAGCTTTTTCCTATTCAAATACCACATCACATAATCCAGATAAATTCATATCATGATATTATCGTAGCAGGAGAACCAGAGTTCCTATCCTGAATATCGTAGCCAGTTTACTTTTTCTCAATATATAGCACattcaaaatttcattatttCATCCCTAATAGAGAGACATCATGATACAAACTATCTAGGACAGGCTCAACTATTTGGAACTTCATCTGAAAGGAAACAGGCTCTCAAAACTCCTTGTACTAAATGTTGGCCACATCCACAGATAGGTGCTGAGACATAAATGCTTGATCAATCGCAGTTGAGGCAGTATATAAAATTCGGTGACTAGAATTAAACTAGTACAAGATCCTCAAGCTTCTCCACCACACTTAATCCAATGAATTAACATATTCAGATATGTCCTAAAGAATGGCAGTATATACATATTCTTGTTGTGCGAAGGAAACATAATCTGAATTACATCAATGACAGACTTCTGCCATTCAGAGATGTCCTAACGAATGGGAAGTTACCCTTTATCAAGTCCAGAAAAACATGTTCAATGCATTAATTTCTCCTAACGAGAATAAACTTCCAAATCAGATTTCTCCAGTACATTCCcacaaatgaaactaaaagaccAAAAAGTAGCAGAGCAGTTATcagggaaaaaaatataataataaataaaatccaccatatatttaaagaaaaaatgaCCTGAATCCAACAATTTAGAAGTATAATTCGAATAACCACAATACAGAACATAGGCCCAAAGACCACATTCGATACCCATCAACATACCACATTGTGCTCCTTAATACACATTTCACATATGCATATCACCCAAGTTGGTATACACAATACTCAATATTGTTCTGATAATCAAAACATTTAGTTTTGTAGCAACATTTTCCCACCGAGTGTGATTACATGCCACCTAAACTATCCAACAATCACTACTCACAAAACCATCTTAAATTGGTAAGGAACCGCCCCCACATTACCAATTCACCCCACACAAATGACAAACCCAACTCAAACTCTAACAAGTAAAAGCACAAGACGGGGCATcacaaaaacacaaaaagattcaatctttgCACTACCTTTTTTTTATCAGCATTTCCCCAAAACTCTTATTCTCGAAACCATCTTACTTAGGTATTCAAGAACCACCCCACATTCCCAATCCACAAACCCAAGcacaaaatcaaactcaaacaaacaaaaacacaagATGGGCCATCACAAAATCGcaaaaagattcaatctttacaTTACATATTAATTGGGTGTTCAAGAACCACCCCACATTCACAAAAAATCACAAAACCAGCACAAACTCAAACAAGCAAAAACACAAGATGGGCCACCACAAAGACA
This region includes:
- the LOC108206489 gene encoding uncharacterized protein LOC108206489 isoform X4 translates to MEKDEEERKYKKKRRRDRRHRKRKRRGARFKTTNAGAVPRSAEMAVDRWLDLPSGPLGQIFSKLNPIDAILVIPLVCKYWGQIFLKQVFRIQENSTDLDLTRLCSTPLYSLFHLSGNENVRAKRLMTVIVGFLHAFASGSENDAHNSTAARPTLITDLDTGAALSIHDRHLVYIAQRPQKSSPPLREKHYAQRNFKGTAVLEWHGNVDGAGTTQ
- the LOC108206489 gene encoding F-box/LRR-repeat protein At3g48880-like isoform X3 produces the protein MEKDEEERKYKKKRRRDRRHRKRKRRGARFKTTNAGAVPRSAEMAVDRWLDLPSGPLGQIFSKLNPIDAILVIPLVCKYWGQIFLKQVFRIQENSTDLDLTRLCSTPLYSLFHLSGNENVRAKRLMTVIVGFLHAFASGSENDAHNSTAARPTLITDLDTGAALSIHDRHLVYIAQRCPDLRSLLLPCVKNITRKGISRALQCWSGMEMLMVRGPLNNLPLPVIIEEIGVNCLRHVKISKYALHSFLSRLKKPMLLYLDSCFYTNNEDRGEQACFKIWNIQIGCRIKWRTNICSYKVEELYTSKGLTDLIWKLKN
- the LOC108206489 gene encoding F-box/LRR-repeat protein At3g48880-like isoform X1 produces the protein MEKDEEERKYKKKRRRDRRHRKRKRRGARFKTTNAGAVPRSAEMAVDRWLDLPSGPLGQIFSKLNPIDAILVIPLVCKYWGQIFLKQVFRIQENSTDLDLTRLCSTPLYSLFHLSGNENVRAKRLMTVIVGFLHAFASGSENDAHNSTAARPTLITDLDTGAALSIHDRHLVYIAQRCPDLRSLLLPCVKNITRKGISRALQCWSGMEMLMVRGPLNNLPLPVIIEEIGVNCKNLKSIHLTYFKFQRQSAELIVSNLKSLERLGLRHVKISKYALHSFLSRLKKPMLLYLDSCFYTNNEDRGEQACFKIWNIQIGCRIKWRTNICSYKVEELYTSKGLTDLIWKLKN
- the LOC108206489 gene encoding F-box/LRR-repeat protein At3g48880-like isoform X2 yields the protein MDRDRRHRKRKRRGARFKTTNAGAVPRSAEMAVDRWLDLPSGPLGQIFSKLNPIDAILVIPLVCKYWGQIFLKQVFRIQENSTDLDLTRLCSTPLYSLFHLSGNENVRAKRLMTVIVGFLHAFASGSENDAHNSTAARPTLITDLDTGAALSIHDRHLVYIAQRCPDLRSLLLPCVKNITRKGISRALQCWSGMEMLMVRGPLNNLPLPVIIEEIGVNCKNLKSIHLTYFKFQRQSAELIVSNLKSLERLGLRHVKISKYALHSFLSRLKKPMLLYLDSCFYTNNEDRGEQACFKIWNIQIGCRIKWRTNICSYKVEELYTSKGLTDLIWKLKN